Below is a genomic region from Myxococcus fulvus.
CGCGGCGCATCCTCGCGCTCGATGAGCGGACGCGGGAGATTGCCGGCATCGTCGACACGGTGAAGGGCCTGGCGGACCAGTCCAACATGCTCGCGGTGAACGCGGCCATCGAGGCGGCGCGCAGCGGCGAGCACGGCCGGGGCTTCAGCGTGGTGTCGCGCGAGGTGCGCAGCCTCGCGGACCAGTCCATCCTGGCGACCCAGCGCATCCGCGAGGTGCTCGAGGGCGTGAGCGGCAGCATGCGCGAGGCCGCGAAGATGAGCGAGCAGGGCGAGCAGCGCGTCCGGGTGAGCGTGGAGGCGGTGCGCGTCTCCGGCACGCAGCTGCGCAAGCTCGCGGGCATCATCGGCGACACGAGCAACAGCGTGCGGCAGATTTCAGCGGCCGTGTCGCAGCAGGACGCGGGCACGTCCCAGATCGCCGTGGCCATCCAGGACATGTCGGGGCAGATGCAGCAGACGCTGCGCGTCGTCGAGGAGACGCGCAACGTGACGCGCTCGGTGCAGACGCTGGCGGAGAGCATGGCCGGCTCGGCGCGCAAGGCGATTCAGTCCGGCACGCTGGGCAGCTGAGTCCGTGGGGCTCGTCCACGCTCTTGGCGGCGTGGACGAGAAGGGTGGAGCGGCCTCAGTGGGCGGCTTCACCGCCGCCGCACAGGCCGCTCCAGTAGTAGTAATAGGGCGTGGGCGTGGTGTCGCCCCAGGTCTGGATGACGCCGCGGCACTTGCAGATGACCACGCCGGTGGGCTCGCCGCTCATCGAGGGGTCCGCGTAGTAGTAGTACTCCCAGGCCGTCGTCCCGTCGCAGACGTCGCTGGCGCTCCGGACCGCGTCGTCCTGGACCTGCTCCTCGCCCTCGGGAGCGACTCCACAGCCCGCGAGGATTCCAGCCGTCAGCATGACTCCGAGGAAGTTGCGTGGATGCATGTCGTGCTCCTTGAGGGTGAGGAACAGATGCTATTCCATGACGGATGCCATCGGGCTTACGGGTCGATGGGGGCGGGGCAGAGCGGGTGGAAGGGGCCACAGGCGAAGCGCTGGGTGCAGAATCCACCCCCCTGGGTGGGCCAGGCGTAGGCCATCCCCTCGGGGGCGCCGGGAGGACAGTCGAAGGTGTGCGAGTCGACCCGGCACCAGTCCGCGGGGTCACACGTCCACGGGTCCGAGAGCCGCTGGGGCGTGGAGGTGTCGGGGGCTTCGGGGCTCCCGGCTTCGGAGCCCGGACCACAGGCCGTCAGGAAGAAGGCCACCACGACAACTCCACTTCGCTTCCGAAGGTTCATTGCGTGCTCCCTTTGCGTGAGGAAGCACAGCCTCTCCTGGAGGGCTGACACGCAGCCAGGGAGTCGGCGTGGCCGGGTGCGTCATCCGGTGCTCGGGCCGTGTTGGCGCATTTGCGTGATTGCCACGCGGGTGTGGTCGAATCGCGCAAGAAACCGCGCTCCAGGACTCCTAGGGTGGCATCCGGGAGGCCCGGGTGGAGGGAGTGGTCCGCATGCGGCGCATTCGAGTCATCGACAGTCATACAGGTGGAGAGCCCACGCGGGTGGTGACGGAGGGCGGCCCGGAGCTGGGCACGGGCGACCTGGCGAGCTTGCGCGAGCGGTTCCGGGAGCGCTTCGACGACTTCCGCAAGGCCATCGTCTGCGAGCCCCGGGGCTCGGACGTCATGGTGGGCGCGCTGCTGTGCCCGCCTGTCAGCCCCTCGAGCGTCGCGGGCATCATCTTCTTCAACAACGTCGGTTACCTGGGCATGTGTGGCCACGGGACCATCGGCGTGGTGAAGACGCTGGAGCACCTGGGCCGCATCGGCCCCGGCGTGCACGCGCTGGAGACGCCCGTGGGCGTGGTGAAGGCCACCCTGCATCCGGATGGGAGCGTCAGCATCGCCAACGTGCCGAGCTATCGATGGGCGCACGACGTGAAGGTGGACGTGCCCGGCCATGGCGTGGTGCACGGCGACATCGCGTGGGGTGGCAACTGGTTCTTCCTCTCGCGCGCGACGAACCCTCCGCTGGAGCTGGCGCGGGTGCCGTCGCTGCTCGCGTACACGTCCGCCATCAAGCAGGCGCTCGCGGACCAGGGAATCACCGGCGAGGGCGGCGCGGAGATCGACCACGTGGAGCTGTATGCGCCGTCGCCGACGCCGGGCGTGAATGCGCGCAACTTCGTGCTGTGTCCGGGGCTCGCGTATGACCGCTCGCCGTGCGGCACGGGGACGAGCGCCAAGGTGGCGTGTCTGGCCGCGGAGGGCTCGCTCGCCGAGGGCGACACGTGGGTGCAGGAGAGCATCATCGGCAGCCGCTTCCAGGCGCGCTACGTGCGTGATGGCGACCGCGTCCTGCCCACGATTACGGGCACGGCTTCTGTCAACGCGGAGGCCACGCTGCTGGTGGACCCGAAGGACCCGTTCGCGTGGGGCATCGGATGAGCGCCTTCGACTGCGTCATCGTCGGCGGTGGCATCGTCGGCGCGGCGCTCGCGGAGTCGCTGTCCACCGAGGGGATGTCCGTGGCGCTCGTCGAGGCGCGCTCCATCGGCACCGCGACCACCGCGTGCGGGATGGGTCACCTGGTCGCGATGGATGACAACGCGGCGGAGCTCGCGCTGACCGCGTACTCCGTCTCGCTCTGGCGACAGCTCTCGCAGGGGCTGCCGCGCACGGTGGAGTACGACGCGTGCGGCACCCTGTGGCTGGCGGCTGATGACGAGGAGATGGCCGCGGTCTCTGCGAAGGTCGCCAACTACCGTGCCGCGGGCGTGCGGGCCGAGGTGCTGGATGCGGCCGCGCTGTACGAGGCGGAGCCCTCGCTGGCGCCAGGGCTCGTCGGTGCGCTGCGGGTGCCGGATGACGCCGTGTTGTATCCGCCGGTGGCCGCGCGGACCTTCGCGCAGAGGGCGCAGGCGCGTGGGGCGAAGGTGATGACGGGATGTCTGGTCCGCGAGCTGCGGCCCGAGGGTGTCGTCCTGGCGAACGGGGAGGTGTTGAAGGCCGGGAGGGTGGTGCTCGCGGCGGGTGTGGCGAGTCCTTCGCTCTGTCCGGAGCTGCCCATCTCTCCTCGCAAGGGACACCTGCTCATCACCCGGCGCGGTGCTCCCGTGGTGCATCACCAGCTCGTGGAGCTGGGATATCTGAAGAGCGCGCATGGCACGGATGGCGCGTCGGTCGCGTTCAATGCGCAGCCTCGTGTCACCGGGCAGTTGCTGCTCGGGTCCTCGCGGCAGCCCGGGGAGGCGAGCCGTGAGGTGGAGGCCTCCATCCTGGAGCGCATGCTGAAGCGCGCGGCCATGTTCCTCCCGGGGCTCGATGGCTTGCAGGCGCTGCGCGTGTGGACGGGGCTGCGTCCGGCGAGCCCGGATGGACTGCCGCTGCTGGGGGCGCATCCGGAGAAGCCGTGGCTGTGGCTGGCCTGTGGGCATGAGGGATTGGGCATCACCACCGCCACGGGGAGCGCACGGCTGGTCGCGGACCAGATGCTCGGGCGGGTGAGCGCCATCGATGTGGCGGCGTACTCGCCCTCGCGCTTCCTGGGTGGGGCGGCTCGCGAGGTGGCGCATGCGTGAGTCGTCACGCAAGGCACCTGCCTCCTTCACGCTGCGCATCAACGGGCAGGCCGTCACCGTTCCCTCGGGCACCTCCGTGGCCGCGGCGCTCGCGATGACGGAGCGGTTCGTCAGCCGCGCGGACCTGGGCGGGCGTCCTCGAGGCCCGCTGTGCGGCATGGGCGTGTGCTTCGAGTGTCGGGCCACGGTCGACGGCGTGCCCGAGGTCCTCACGTGTCTGACGCCGTGTCGTGATGGCCAGGAGGTGGCGACCGATGCGTGAGACGTGTGACGTCGTCATCGCCGGCGCGGGACCCGGTGGGCTCGCCGCCGCCTGTCATGCGGCCGAGGCGGGATTGAAGGTCCTGGTCCTCGATGCGCAGCCCCAGCCCGGTGGGCAGATCTGGCGCGGCGAGGCACGGACGGGGAAGAACCCGCTCGCGCGCAAGTGGCTCACGCGCTTCGCCGCCTCTAGTGCCCGCTTCCGTCCTGGCGCGCGGGTCATCGCCTCGCCCGAGCCCGGTGTGCTCCTGGTGGAGGAGGGTGCCTCCTCGTTCGCCGTGCACCACGGCCGCGCCATCCTCGCCACGGGTGCACGTGAGCGCTTCCTCCCGTTCCCCGGGTGGACGCTCCCCGGCGTGCTCGGTGTCAGCGGTCTCCAGGTGCTCGTGAAGGACGGCCTGCCGATTCGCGGCAAGCGCGTGGTCCTCGCGGGCACGGGGCCGCTGCTCCTCGCCGCCGCGGCGACGATTCAGTCCCATGGCGGTGAGGTCCTCTACATCGCCGAGCAGGCCCCCGCCGCGGACCACTGGCGCTTCGCGCTCCAGCTCTGGCGCCATCCCTCGAAGCTGCTCCAGGGCGCGGTGATGACCGCGAAGCTCATCACCGTCCCCACGTCCACGGACGCGTGGGTGCTCGCCGCCGAGGGCACGGACCGCCTCGAGTCCGTGCGCCTGTCCGTGCGTGGCCACGAGGAGCACCTGCGCTGCGATTACCTGGGCGCGTCCTATGGCCTCGTGCCCAACCTGGAGCTGCCCCGGCTGTTGGGCTGCGAGGTCTCTCACGGCGCGGTCCTCGTGGACGAGCGACTGGAGACCCGCGTCCCTCGCGTGCACGCCGTGGGCGAGTTGCTCGGCATCGGCGGCGTGGACCAGGCGCTCGTCACCGGCGAGCTCGCGGGCCTCGTCGCCGCGGACCGCCCCATCCCCGAGTCGCTCGCCCGCGCCTGGCGAGGCGTGCGCGACTTCTCCGTCCACCTCGCGCGCCACGACGCACCTCGCGAGGAGCTGCGCCGACTGGCCCGGCCCGACACCGTGCTGTGCCGCTGTGAAGACGTGCCCCTGTCCGCGCTGGAGGGCTGCACGAACCTGCGCGAGGCGCGCCTGTACGCCCGGCTGGGCATGGGCGCGTGTCAGGGACGCACCTGCGGTCCCGCGGCGCAGACGCTCTTCGGTTGGTCGGGCGAGGACGTGCGCCCGCCCTGTCTCCCCGCGCGCATCGGCAGCCTGCGCCTTCCTCCTCCCGACGTTTCCCCTTCCCACACGAGCAAGTCATGAGCCTCTGGTCCGGTGTCCTCCCCGCCATCACCACCCCCTTCAACGCGGACCTGTCCGTCGACCACGGCGCGGTGCGCTCGCACGTGCAGTGGCTCATCTCGCAGGGCTGCACGGGCATCATCCCCTGCGGCTCGTTGGGCGAGGGCGCGACGCTGACCTCCGAGGAGAAGGCCGCGCTGATGCGCACGTGCGTGGACGCGGTGAAGGCGCCCGTCATCCCCGGCATCGCCGCGCTGTCCACCGCCGAGGCCGTGCGTCTGGCCCGAGCCGCCGAGGAGGCCGGGTGCGCGGGCCTCATGGTGCTGCCGCCGTATGTCTATTCGAGCGACTGGCGCGAGATGAAGGCGCACATGTCCACGGTCCTCCGCGCCACGAAGCTGCCGTGCCTGCTCTACAACAACCCCGTGGCCTACAAGACGGACTTCACGCCCGCGCAGCTGGCGGAGCTGGCCGCCGAGCACGACAATGCGGTCGCCGTGAAGGAGTCCTCCACCGATGCCCGCCGCGTCACCGGCATCCGCGCCCTGCTGGGCGACCGGCTGACCCTGGGCGTGGGCGTGGATGACTGCCTCGTCGAGGGCGTGGAGGCGGGCGCGCGCTTCTGGGTGGCGGGTCTGGTGAATGCCTTCCCCGCCGAGTCGGTGCGCCTGCTCGAGCTGTCCCTGGCCGGCAAGAAGGACGCGGCGTTCGCGCTGTACCGGTGGTTCCTGCCGCTGTTGCGCCTGGACACAGTCCCCAAGTTCGTCCAGCTCATCAAGCTGGTGCAGCAGGAGATGGGCTGGGGCCACGAGCGGGTGCGCGGGCCCCGGATGGAGCTGGTGGGCGCCGAGCGTGAGGAGTGCCTGCGCGTGCTGCGCGAGGCGTTGGCGAACCGTCCCGCGCTGTAGGCGGCGGTTCGTGGTGTGACGTATTCGAGGTCGAAGCTGGAGGGGCACGCCCGTGTCCCTCCCCGACGTGAGGTCGTGGCATGAGCTGGATGGGATTGTCGTTGATTGGCGCCGAGCGCGGCGAGCCGGGCGGGCCGACGTTCACCGGCTGGAACCCGGCGGAGGGCGTGGCGCTGGAGCCGCGCTTCCACGCCGCGCGGCCTCATGAGGTGGAGCGGGCGTGCTCGCTCGCGGCGGAGGCGGCGCCGTCGCTCGCGGCCCTGTCCTCGCGGCAGCGCGCGGTGTTCCTGGAGCACATCGCGGAGGCGCTCCTGGCGGCGGAGGCGGACTTCCTCGCGGTGACGCCGAAGGAGACGGGGCTGCCGCCCGCGCGCATCCAGGGAGAGCTGGGGCGGGCGGCGGGACAGTTCCGCCAGTTCGCGCGGCTGTTGGAGGAGGGGAGCTGGGTGGATGCGCGCATCGACCACGCGCTGCCCGACAGGAAGCCCCTGCCGCGCGCGGACCTGCGCTCGATGTTGCGCCCGGTAGGGCCGGTGGCGGTGTTCGGCGCGAGCAACTTCCCGCTCGCGTTCTCCGTGGCGGGAGGTGACACCGCGTCCGCGCTGGCCGCGGGCTGTCCCGTCGTGGCGAAGGCCCACCCCGCGCACCCGGCGACGTCCGAGTGCGCGGCGCTGGCCATCCGCGCCGCCGTGGTCGCGTGTGGTCTGCACGAGGGCGTGTTCTCGCTCCTGTTCGACGCGGGCACGGAGGTGGGCGCGGCGCTCGTGCGCCACCCCGCCATCCGCTCGGTGGGCTTCACGGGCTCGCGGCAGGGAGGACAGGCGCTGATGGCGCTGGCGGCCTCCCGACCCCTGCCCATCCCCGTCTTCGCGGAGATGGGCTCCATCAATCCCATCTTCGTGCTGCCGGAGGCCCTGGCCGCGCGTCCCGAGGCGATGGCGGACTCGCTGGCCGCGTCGATTCTCCAGGGGGCGGGACAGTTCTGCACCTCGCCCGGTCTGGTCGTGGCGGTGGAGGGGCCGGGGTTCGAGGCCTTCCGCGCGCGGCTGGCCGAGAAGCTGGGGGCGGCCGCGCCCGCGCCGATGCTGACGCCGAACATCGCCGAGCGTTTCCGTGAGGGCGTCGGCCGGCTCGCGGCGCGCACGGACACGCGGACCTGTGTGCGCGGTGAGTCGCGTGCGGCGCTGGGGGCCGCGGCGCTGTTCGAGGCGCCGGCCACGGTGGTGCTCGCGGAGCACGCGCTGACCGAGGAGGTGTTCGGAAGCTGCGCGGTGCTGACGCCGGCGAAGGACGCGGCGGAGCTGGTGCGCGTGGCGCTCGGGCTGGAGGGACAGCTCACCGCGACGGTGTTGATGGACGCGGGGGACACGGCGGTGGCCGCCGAGCTGTTCCCCGTGCTCACGGACCGCGTGGGGCGCGTGCTGGTGAACGGTGTGCCCACGGGCGTGGAGGTCTGCCCGGCGATGGTGCACGGCGGTCCCTTCCCGGCCAGCTCGGATGGCCGGTTCACCGCGGTGGGCACCGGCGCCATCCGTCGCTTCGTGCGGCCCGTGTGCTACCAGGACGTGCCCGATGCGCTGCTGCCCGCCGAGCTGCGCGAGTCGAACCCGCTCAGTCTCTGGCGCACGGTGGATGGCGTGTTGAAGCGGGAGTGAATCGACTCCCAGGT
It encodes:
- a CDS encoding dihydrodipicolinate synthase family protein → MSLWSGVLPAITTPFNADLSVDHGAVRSHVQWLISQGCTGIIPCGSLGEGATLTSEEKAALMRTCVDAVKAPVIPGIAALSTAEAVRLARAAEEAGCAGLMVLPPYVYSSDWREMKAHMSTVLRATKLPCLLYNNPVAYKTDFTPAQLAELAAEHDNAVAVKESSTDARRVTGIRALLGDRLTLGVGVDDCLVEGVEAGARFWVAGLVNAFPAESVRLLELSLAGKKDAAFALYRWFLPLLRLDTVPKFVQLIKLVQQEMGWGHERVRGPRMELVGAEREECLRVLREALANRPAL
- a CDS encoding NAD(P)/FAD-dependent oxidoreductase; translated protein: MRETCDVVIAGAGPGGLAAACHAAEAGLKVLVLDAQPQPGGQIWRGEARTGKNPLARKWLTRFAASSARFRPGARVIASPEPGVLLVEEGASSFAVHHGRAILATGARERFLPFPGWTLPGVLGVSGLQVLVKDGLPIRGKRVVLAGTGPLLLAAAATIQSHGGEVLYIAEQAPAADHWRFALQLWRHPSKLLQGAVMTAKLITVPTSTDAWVLAAEGTDRLESVRLSVRGHEEHLRCDYLGASYGLVPNLELPRLLGCEVSHGAVLVDERLETRVPRVHAVGELLGIGGVDQALVTGELAGLVAADRPIPESLARAWRGVRDFSVHLARHDAPREELRRLARPDTVLCRCEDVPLSALEGCTNLREARLYARLGMGACQGRTCGPAAQTLFGWSGEDVRPPCLPARIGSLRLPPPDVSPSHTSKS
- a CDS encoding aldehyde dehydrogenase (NADP(+)) codes for the protein MSWMGLSLIGAERGEPGGPTFTGWNPAEGVALEPRFHAARPHEVERACSLAAEAAPSLAALSSRQRAVFLEHIAEALLAAEADFLAVTPKETGLPPARIQGELGRAAGQFRQFARLLEEGSWVDARIDHALPDRKPLPRADLRSMLRPVGPVAVFGASNFPLAFSVAGGDTASALAAGCPVVAKAHPAHPATSECAALAIRAAVVACGLHEGVFSLLFDAGTEVGAALVRHPAIRSVGFTGSRQGGQALMALAASRPLPIPVFAEMGSINPIFVLPEALAARPEAMADSLAASILQGAGQFCTSPGLVVAVEGPGFEAFRARLAEKLGAAAPAPMLTPNIAERFREGVGRLAARTDTRTCVRGESRAALGAAALFEAPATVVLAEHALTEEVFGSCAVLTPAKDAAELVRVALGLEGQLTATVLMDAGDTAVAAELFPVLTDRVGRVLVNGVPTGVEVCPAMVHGGPFPASSDGRFTAVGTGAIRRFVRPVCYQDVPDALLPAELRESNPLSLWRTVDGVLKRE
- a CDS encoding (2Fe-2S)-binding protein, producing the protein MRESSRKAPASFTLRINGQAVTVPSGTSVAAALAMTERFVSRADLGGRPRGPLCGMGVCFECRATVDGVPEVLTCLTPCRDGQEVATDA
- a CDS encoding 4-hydroxyproline epimerase, whose amino-acid sequence is MRRIRVIDSHTGGEPTRVVTEGGPELGTGDLASLRERFRERFDDFRKAIVCEPRGSDVMVGALLCPPVSPSSVAGIIFFNNVGYLGMCGHGTIGVVKTLEHLGRIGPGVHALETPVGVVKATLHPDGSVSIANVPSYRWAHDVKVDVPGHGVVHGDIAWGGNWFFLSRATNPPLELARVPSLLAYTSAIKQALADQGITGEGGAEIDHVELYAPSPTPGVNARNFVLCPGLAYDRSPCGTGTSAKVACLAAEGSLAEGDTWVQESIIGSRFQARYVRDGDRVLPTITGTASVNAEATLLVDPKDPFAWGIG
- a CDS encoding NAD(P)/FAD-dependent oxidoreductase; the encoded protein is MSAFDCVIVGGGIVGAALAESLSTEGMSVALVEARSIGTATTACGMGHLVAMDDNAAELALTAYSVSLWRQLSQGLPRTVEYDACGTLWLAADDEEMAAVSAKVANYRAAGVRAEVLDAAALYEAEPSLAPGLVGALRVPDDAVLYPPVAARTFAQRAQARGAKVMTGCLVRELRPEGVVLANGEVLKAGRVVLAAGVASPSLCPELPISPRKGHLLITRRGAPVVHHQLVELGYLKSAHGTDGASVAFNAQPRVTGQLLLGSSRQPGEASREVEASILERMLKRAAMFLPGLDGLQALRVWTGLRPASPDGLPLLGAHPEKPWLWLACGHEGLGITTATGSARLVADQMLGRVSAIDVAAYSPSRFLGGAAREVAHA